In Desulfuromonas sp., the sequence TTGCGCTCACGGCTTTTTTTATTTGCAGGCCTCGAACCATGATCAGCGGACTCTACATCATCACCGACGGCGACGAGGACGGCCGCCTCGCCGAGCGGACCCGGGCGGCCATCGCCGGGGGAGCGCGCATCGTCCAGTACCGGGACAAGGGGCGCCCCGAGGCGGAGAAGCTCGCCGCGGCCCGCCGCATCGGCGAGATCTGCCGCCGGTCCGGGGCGACCTATATCGTCAACGACTCCCCGCAGCTCGCCCGCGAGGCGGGGGCCGACGGCGTCCACCTCGGCCAGGGGGACGGCACCGTCGCCGCGGCCCGCGAGATCCTCGGTCCGAAGGGGATCGTCGGCGTCTCCACCCGCACCGCCGAGCAGGCCCGCGCCGCCCAGGCGCAGGGAGCGAACTACATCGGCCTGGGGAGCATGTTCCCCACGGCCACCAAGGACGACGCGGTCCACGTCGGGGTCGACCGGTTGCGCCAGGTGCGCCGCGAGGTCGCCCTGCCGATCGTCGCCATCGGCGGCATCGACCGCGAGGGGGCCTGCGAGGTCATCGACGCCGGGGCCGACGCGGTGGCGGTCGTCTCCGCGGTCATGGCCGACCCCGACCCGGCCCTCGCGGCCCGGGAGATCGCCCTCCTCTTCAACCGGATCGACCCCCTGCGGCGGGCCCGGGTCCTCACCGTGGCCGGCTCCGACTCGGGAGGCGGGGCGGGCATCCAGGCCGACCTGAAGACGGTTTCCCTGCTCGGGGGCTACGGGGCGAGCGCCATCACCGCGCTGACCGCCCAGAACACCCTCGGGGTCCATGGCATTCACCCGGTGCCGGCCGGCTTCGTCGCCGAGCAGATCGAGACGGTCCTCTCGGACATCGGCGCCGACGCCGTCAAGACCGGCATGCTCCTCTCGGCCGAGATCATCCGGGCGACGGCCAGGGCGCTCGCGGAGCGGCACCTGCCGATCGTCGTCGATCCGGTAATGATCGCCAAGGGGGGCGCCGCCCTGCTGCAGGACGAGGCGATCGCCGCCCTGCTCGAAGAGCTCCTCCCCCTGACCTACCTCCTCACCCCCAACCTCCCCGAGGCGCAGGCCCTGACCGGGATAGCGGTGACCGACGAGGCCGGGATGGAGAAAGCCGCCCGCCGGCTGCAGGAGATGGGCGCCCGCAACGTCCTTCTCAAGGGAGGCCACCTGGAGGGGGAAGCCGTCGACCTGCTGCTCGAAGGCGGCCGGGTCCGCCGCTACGCCGCGCCGCGCCTGGAGACGCCCAACACCCACGGGACGGGGTGCACCTACGCGGCGGCGGTCGCCACCTGTCTCGCCGGGGGCGAGCCGCTGCCCGTCGCGGTGGCGAAGGCCAAGACGTTCATCACCGAGGCGATCCGCACCGCCCTCCCCCTCGGCTCGGGACACGGCCCCGTCAACCACTGGGAGGCGGCGAATACCCTCAGGGACGACCGCCCGGAAACCAAAGGATTTCAACCCTAAAACCGGCCTCGCGCCCGTTCGCTTTGCTCACTCAAGACGCAAAGCCCCAAAGGAAGGCACCAGGCCAACAAAGGGATCACGGTAAAGGAATTTCCGGTTTTCAAAACCTGGGAATATGGCAAACAACAAAGCTGCTCTTCCTTGAGGTCGATTTTTGCACTTTTTGGCGTCTTTGCGGCTTTGCGTGAGACAAGACGTTTTGATTTTCCCATCGGAGTAACTCAAATGACCCAGCTCGAATACGCCCGCCAGGGCACCGTCACCGACAAGATGAAGCAGGCCGCCGCCGTTGAAGGCGTTGACGCCGAAGTGCTGCGCCAACGCATCGCCGAAGGCACCGCCATCATCTGCCACAACAACAAGCGCGCCAACGGCATCCCCCTGGCCGTCGGCAAGGGCCTCTCCACCAAGGTCAACGCCAACATCGGCACCAGCAAGGACGACAAGAGCATCGACAAGGAGCTGGAGAAGGCCCGCGTCGCGGTGGCCGCCGGCGCCCACGCCATCATGGACCTGTCCACCGGCGGCCCCATCGACGAGATCCGCGCCGCGATCATCCGCGAGACCCAGGCCTGCATCGGCTCGGTGCCCCTCTACCAGGCGGCCGTCGACACGGTGACCCGCAAGGGCAAGGCGATGGTCGACATGACCGTCGACGAGATCTTCGACGGCATCGTCAAGCACCTCGAGGACGGGGTCGACTTCATCACCGTCCACTGCGGCGTCACCCGCGCCACCGTCGAGCGCATGGACAAGGAAGGCCGGATCATGGAGGTCGTCTCCCGGGGCGGCTCCTTCACCATCGAGTGGATGACCCACAACGACGCCGAGAACCCCCTCTACGAGTACTTCGACCGGCTGCTGGAGATCGTCAAGCCGTACGACGCCACCCTCTCCCTCGGTGACGGCTTCCGTCCCGGCTGCCTCGCCGACGCCACCGACCGGGCGCAGATCCAGGAACTGATCATCCTCGGCGAGCTGACCCAGCGGGCCTGGGACGCCGGCATCCAGGTCATGATCGAGGGACCGGGGCACGTACCGCTGAACCAGATCGAGGCCAACATCCAGCTGCAGAAGCGCCTCTGCCACGGCGCCCCCTTCTACGTCCTCGGGCCCCTCGTCACCGACATCGCCCCCGGCTACGACCACATCACCTGCGCCATCGGCGGCACCGTCGC encodes:
- the thiD gene encoding bifunctional hydroxymethylpyrimidine kinase/phosphomethylpyrimidine kinase — protein: MISGLYIITDGDEDGRLAERTRAAIAGGARIVQYRDKGRPEAEKLAAARRIGEICRRSGATYIVNDSPQLAREAGADGVHLGQGDGTVAAAREILGPKGIVGVSTRTAEQARAAQAQGANYIGLGSMFPTATKDDAVHVGVDRLRQVRREVALPIVAIGGIDREGACEVIDAGADAVAVVSAVMADPDPALAAREIALLFNRIDPLRRARVLTVAGSDSGGGAGIQADLKTVSLLGGYGASAITALTAQNTLGVHGIHPVPAGFVAEQIETVLSDIGADAVKTGMLLSAEIIRATARALAERHLPIVVDPVMIAKGGAALLQDEAIAALLEELLPLTYLLTPNLPEAQALTGIAVTDEAGMEKAARRLQEMGARNVLLKGGHLEGEAVDLLLEGGRVRRYAAPRLETPNTHGTGCTYAAAVATCLAGGEPLPVAVAKAKTFITEAIRTALPLGSGHGPVNHWEAANTLRDDRPETKGFQP
- the thiC gene encoding phosphomethylpyrimidine synthase ThiC → MTQLEYARQGTVTDKMKQAAAVEGVDAEVLRQRIAEGTAIICHNNKRANGIPLAVGKGLSTKVNANIGTSKDDKSIDKELEKARVAVAAGAHAIMDLSTGGPIDEIRAAIIRETQACIGSVPLYQAAVDTVTRKGKAMVDMTVDEIFDGIVKHLEDGVDFITVHCGVTRATVERMDKEGRIMEVVSRGGSFTIEWMTHNDAENPLYEYFDRLLEIVKPYDATLSLGDGFRPGCLADATDRAQIQELIILGELTQRAWDAGIQVMIEGPGHVPLNQIEANIQLQKRLCHGAPFYVLGPLVTDIAPGYDHITCAIGGTVAAAAGADFLCYVTASEHLALPTVEDVNEGVMACRLAAHAGDIVKGVKGAIDKDIAMAKCRKELDWEGQFALALDPEKARRIRAESGVDEEHGACTMCGEFCAYKVMTARKEKVQASS